From one Plantibacter flavus genomic stretch:
- a CDS encoding extracellular solute-binding protein has translation MKRSAVWITAAVVGALALGGCSAGSDSEAPAESGPVTLTWWTWWAGAPGIADAWNAEHPDIQVKVTNVGGGTDQFTKLNAAVRAGEGPDLALAEYQWLPSYISSGVAADISEYVDGIEDQYSPAVWNLVHLGDDGVYGVPLDQAPMLLMYRADLFEQYGLSVPTTWDEFADTARASKQAAPDAVLANFPTSDAGWLAGLTAQAGGDWWSLDDGSWSVDIDGAAPTKVADYWDGLVGEGVVSAGASGTPEFNAQLNSGKILTQVIGSWGATGSSVKTGAPDTIGKWRIAPLPSWTDDDPGVGFQGGSSSLVTTTSKHPKQAAEFLAWLGSTAEGQGVMIEQGGNFPASAPGLDVYASIPQPADKAAAGQEDFHDILLDVAADTTDVTWGPNTTVAFSAYTDQVGKAIQAGRPLADALAAVQQTVRADLEKSGFDVE, from the coding sequence ATGAAGCGATCAGCCGTCTGGATCACCGCAGCCGTCGTCGGGGCCCTGGCCCTCGGCGGATGCTCCGCCGGGAGCGACAGCGAGGCCCCCGCCGAGAGCGGCCCGGTGACGCTCACCTGGTGGACCTGGTGGGCCGGCGCCCCCGGCATCGCGGACGCCTGGAACGCGGAACACCCGGACATCCAGGTCAAGGTCACCAACGTCGGGGGTGGCACCGATCAGTTCACCAAACTCAACGCCGCCGTGCGGGCCGGGGAGGGCCCGGACCTCGCGCTCGCCGAGTACCAGTGGCTCCCCTCGTACATCTCGAGCGGCGTCGCCGCAGACATCAGCGAGTACGTGGACGGCATCGAGGACCAGTACAGTCCTGCCGTCTGGAACCTCGTCCATCTCGGTGACGACGGGGTCTACGGGGTCCCGCTCGACCAGGCGCCGATGCTGCTCATGTACCGCGCCGACCTCTTCGAGCAGTACGGGCTCTCCGTGCCCACTACCTGGGACGAGTTCGCCGACACCGCCAGGGCGTCGAAACAGGCCGCTCCGGATGCGGTCCTCGCGAACTTCCCGACCAGTGATGCCGGCTGGCTCGCCGGGCTCACCGCCCAAGCCGGCGGCGACTGGTGGTCACTCGACGACGGCTCCTGGTCCGTCGACATCGACGGCGCGGCACCGACGAAGGTGGCCGACTACTGGGACGGACTCGTCGGCGAGGGCGTCGTCTCGGCCGGCGCGAGCGGGACGCCGGAGTTCAACGCGCAACTGAACTCTGGCAAGATCCTCACCCAGGTCATCGGGTCCTGGGGCGCGACCGGATCCTCGGTGAAGACCGGCGCGCCGGACACCATTGGGAAGTGGCGGATCGCTCCGCTGCCGTCATGGACCGACGACGACCCGGGCGTCGGGTTCCAGGGCGGCTCGTCGAGCCTCGTCACGACGACGTCGAAGCACCCGAAGCAGGCGGCCGAGTTCCTCGCCTGGTTGGGTTCCACCGCGGAGGGGCAGGGTGTCATGATCGAGCAGGGCGGCAACTTCCCGGCCTCCGCACCCGGCCTCGACGTCTACGCGAGCATTCCGCAGCCGGCCGACAAGGCGGCCGCCGGACAGGAGGACTTCCACGACATCCTGCTCGACGTCGCCGCCGACACCACGGACGTGACCTGGGGGCCGAACACGACGGTCGCCTTCAGCGCCTACACGGATCAGGTCGGGAAGGCCATCCAGGCCGGTCGCCCCCTCGCCGATGCACTCGCAGCCGTGCAGCAGACGGTCCGCGCGGACCTCGAGAAGTCGGGATTCGACGTCGAATGA
- a CDS encoding carbohydrate ABC transporter permease: MTTATLRAGATAPGAAVPRRPRRGSPIPTVILVVGAAYCLSPLVWVVMASTKSPQELFSTFTLAPGTGFLSNLEKLFTMQNGVFLSWIGNTMVYSLGGSVLCVLVSALAGYALAKFRFPGRDTMFRILLGGVLIPGIALAIPQYFVMAGLGLTNTYWAVLLPMVISPFSIFLCRVYATSSLSSDLLEAARIDGAGEFSIFRRIALPIMVPGLVTVFLLHFIGTWNNFLLPYLMLSNERLYPLTLGLFTLLSTGDGKELLYTTAIVGAFVSLIPLVALMLFLQRFWKLDLISGGLKG, encoded by the coding sequence ATGACCACCGCCACCCTCCGCGCCGGGGCGACGGCTCCTGGCGCCGCCGTGCCGAGACGACCCCGCCGCGGATCGCCCATCCCGACCGTCATCCTGGTCGTGGGTGCCGCGTACTGCCTCTCCCCGCTCGTCTGGGTCGTCATGGCCTCGACGAAGTCGCCACAGGAGCTCTTCTCCACCTTCACCCTGGCGCCCGGGACCGGCTTCCTCTCCAACCTCGAGAAGCTGTTCACCATGCAGAACGGCGTCTTCCTCTCGTGGATCGGCAACACGATGGTGTACTCGCTCGGCGGTTCCGTGCTGTGCGTGCTCGTGTCTGCGCTCGCCGGGTACGCGCTGGCGAAGTTCCGATTCCCAGGGCGCGACACGATGTTCCGGATCCTCCTCGGTGGGGTGCTCATCCCCGGGATCGCGTTGGCGATCCCGCAGTACTTCGTGATGGCTGGCCTCGGTCTCACGAACACCTACTGGGCAGTGCTCCTGCCGATGGTGATCAGCCCGTTCAGCATCTTCCTCTGTCGGGTCTACGCCACCTCCTCGCTGTCGTCCGACCTTCTCGAGGCGGCCAGGATCGACGGGGCGGGGGAGTTCTCGATCTTCCGGCGGATCGCGCTCCCGATCATGGTGCCCGGGCTCGTGACCGTCTTCCTCCTGCACTTCATCGGCACCTGGAACAACTTCCTCCTGCCGTACCTGATGCTGTCCAACGAACGGCTCTACCCGCTGACCCTGGGGCTCTTCACCCTGCTGAGCACCGGGGACGGGAAGGAGCTGTTGTACACGACGGCCATCGTCGGCGCGTTCGTGTCGCTCATCCCGCTCGTCGCACTCATGCTGTTCCTGCAGCGGTTCTGGAAGCTCGACCTCATCAGCGGTGGATTGAAAGGATGA
- a CDS encoding ROK family transcriptional regulator, giving the protein MWPSHYALDDRREGQMARRESVQSGPGSQALIVDLIRSAGTISRTELTEATGLTQPSISNIVRRLIEDGLVRETGRAAPRGGKPRTLLEINASAKYGIGVQLGFESITLVATDVRGGVVGRQLVDGAGSATPEQVTDRLVTLYRDFVAGVGLVAPSIAGVAVVAPGPIAQLGGVLLGPPTLVRWDDFPLQQALQESLDVPVVVDNDAAAAAVGEFWSRQVSRTESFACVYMGTGIGAGMVLGGALYRGSSSNAGELGHISIEVDGVPCHCGNRGCLERYAAPAAVMAAAEAVRDRLDGLGLGFAPETLSRDFDQLARAAVSGHEVALGLIRFSADRVAAATVTLANLLDLDRLVLAGPGMAVAGSLYARAIRERLEERFFARRAHPIVVELSANPRDAAAIGAASLVLQGTIAPGHGPALTR; this is encoded by the coding sequence GTGTGGCCCTCACATTACGCGCTCGACGATCGCCGGGAGGGACAGATGGCCAGACGCGAGTCCGTGCAGTCGGGCCCCGGTAGCCAGGCGCTCATCGTCGACCTCATCCGCTCGGCCGGCACGATCAGCCGCACGGAGCTCACCGAGGCGACCGGCCTGACCCAACCGTCGATCTCCAACATCGTGCGTCGACTCATCGAGGACGGGCTCGTCCGCGAGACCGGCCGCGCAGCACCCCGAGGCGGGAAACCGCGGACCCTCCTCGAGATCAACGCGAGTGCGAAGTACGGGATCGGCGTGCAGCTCGGGTTCGAGTCGATCACGCTCGTCGCCACCGACGTCCGTGGTGGCGTGGTCGGCCGGCAGCTCGTCGACGGCGCGGGATCGGCCACGCCGGAGCAGGTGACCGATCGCCTCGTGACGCTCTACCGCGACTTCGTCGCCGGGGTGGGGCTCGTGGCGCCGTCGATAGCCGGGGTCGCGGTCGTCGCACCCGGGCCGATCGCCCAGCTCGGCGGGGTGCTGCTCGGGCCACCGACGCTCGTCCGCTGGGACGACTTCCCCCTGCAGCAGGCGTTGCAGGAGAGCCTCGACGTGCCGGTGGTCGTCGACAACGACGCCGCCGCCGCGGCCGTCGGCGAGTTCTGGAGCCGCCAGGTCTCGCGGACGGAGTCGTTCGCCTGCGTCTACATGGGCACCGGCATCGGCGCCGGTATGGTGCTGGGCGGTGCGCTCTACCGCGGTTCGAGTTCGAACGCGGGTGAACTCGGTCACATCAGCATCGAGGTCGACGGTGTCCCCTGCCACTGCGGCAACCGCGGTTGTCTGGAACGGTACGCGGCACCGGCGGCCGTGATGGCCGCCGCCGAAGCGGTGCGGGACCGTCTCGACGGCCTGGGGCTCGGCTTCGCACCGGAGACCCTCAGCCGTGACTTCGACCAGCTCGCCCGGGCGGCCGTCAGCGGTCACGAGGTGGCGCTCGGCCTCATCCGGTTCTCGGCCGACCGGGTCGCCGCAGCCACGGTGACGCTCGCGAATCTGCTCGATCTCGACCGACTCGTCCTCGCCGGCCCCGGCATGGCGGTCGCCGGTTCGCTCTACGCCCGCGCCATCAGGGAACGGCTCGAGGAACGGTTCTTCGCCCGCCGGGCCCACCCGATCGTGGTCGAGCTCTCCGCCAACCCGCGCGACGCGGCCGCCATCGGTGCCGCGTCACTCGTCCTGCAGGGCACGATCGCCCCGGGTCACGGTCCGGCGCTCACCCGCTGA
- a CDS encoding carbohydrate ABC transporter permease translates to MVTVQGASPATRAVVTNHPRRARTLRPGRPPKATGSRVTPWLFLLVPLAFLIVLTYVPVANMFWYSLTSWDGLEPEQEFVGIDNFVQIFTKPEIFQVFFVSLYYLVGAVAQLVLALYLATLLSFRTRFKNLFKGVIFFPYLINGVAIGLVFLYFLRPGGTLDALLAAVGVQDTPQWLGDPSFVNASLAATSVWRYMGLNFVLFLGAIQSVPSEQYEAADLDGANSWHKFRFIILPSIRRILGLSFILAIAGALSAFEMPYIMTGGANGSETFVIQTVNTAFKFSKVGLASAMAVVLLLIVLIITFVQRRVFPDEKGGES, encoded by the coding sequence ATGGTCACAGTCCAGGGAGCGTCACCCGCCACCCGAGCGGTGGTGACGAACCATCCACGCCGCGCGCGCACACTGCGGCCGGGCAGACCGCCGAAGGCCACCGGCTCGCGCGTCACCCCTTGGCTCTTCCTGCTGGTGCCGCTCGCCTTCCTGATCGTGCTCACCTACGTGCCGGTCGCGAACATGTTCTGGTACAGCCTCACCTCGTGGGACGGCCTGGAGCCCGAGCAGGAGTTCGTCGGCATCGACAACTTCGTGCAGATCTTCACGAAGCCGGAGATCTTCCAGGTCTTCTTCGTCAGCCTGTACTACCTCGTCGGTGCCGTCGCCCAGCTCGTCCTGGCCCTCTACCTGGCCACGCTGCTGAGCTTCCGCACCCGCTTCAAGAACCTCTTCAAGGGCGTCATCTTCTTCCCGTACCTCATCAACGGGGTCGCGATCGGTCTGGTCTTCCTCTACTTCCTCCGACCCGGCGGCACCCTCGACGCCCTGCTCGCGGCGGTCGGCGTGCAGGACACCCCGCAATGGTTGGGCGACCCGTCCTTCGTGAACGCGTCCCTCGCGGCGACCTCGGTCTGGCGGTACATGGGCCTCAACTTCGTGCTCTTCCTCGGCGCCATCCAGTCGGTGCCGTCGGAGCAGTACGAGGCCGCCGACCTCGACGGTGCCAACTCGTGGCACAAGTTCCGCTTCATCATCCTGCCGAGCATCCGGCGCATCCTCGGCCTGTCGTTCATCCTGGCGATCGCCGGCGCTCTGTCCGCCTTCGAGATGCCGTACATCATGACCGGCGGTGCCAACGGCTCCGAGACCTTCGTGATCCAGACCGTGAACACGGCCTTCAAGTTCTCCAAGGTGGGGCTGGCGTCGGCGATGGCCGTCGTGCTGCTGCTGATCGTCCTCATCATCACCTTCGTCCAACGCCGGGTGTTCCCCGACGAGAAGGGAGGCGAGTCGTGA
- a CDS encoding ThuA domain-containing protein translates to MHNVLILRGEGRYADPWHDFAATSGRVADLAREEGLGVRVSGAVEEELASLEDVDLLVLMVGNPTRHGLESSTFAAAQEGFEAYARGGGSIWSHHVSATSFPHMPAWERVIGGRWVGGVSMHPEIGQAAIEVPDTGHSITRGLGDFTVWDERYTHLRISDAVRPLAFHEHEGVRHPVLWTHRPGPARVVYDALGHDIRSFDSPERQILLQRSLGWLLDGDATGMTA, encoded by the coding sequence ATGCACAACGTACTCATTCTTCGTGGCGAGGGGCGCTACGCCGATCCCTGGCACGACTTCGCGGCGACGTCGGGCCGCGTGGCCGATCTCGCCCGAGAGGAGGGGCTCGGTGTCCGGGTGAGTGGTGCGGTGGAGGAGGAGCTGGCATCACTCGAAGATGTCGACCTCCTCGTCCTCATGGTCGGCAATCCCACACGGCACGGACTGGAGTCGTCAACCTTCGCGGCGGCGCAGGAGGGGTTCGAGGCCTACGCGCGCGGCGGAGGGTCGATCTGGTCGCACCACGTCTCAGCCACGTCGTTCCCCCACATGCCGGCGTGGGAGCGGGTGATCGGCGGTCGGTGGGTCGGTGGTGTCTCGATGCATCCCGAGATCGGCCAGGCTGCCATCGAGGTGCCCGACACCGGGCATTCGATCACGCGGGGTCTCGGCGACTTCACCGTCTGGGATGAGCGCTACACGCACCTCCGGATCTCCGACGCCGTCCGGCCGCTCGCCTTCCACGAGCACGAGGGCGTCCGTCATCCGGTGTTGTGGACGCACCGCCCGGGTCCCGCCCGCGTCGTCTACGACGCACTGGGTCACGACATCCGTTCGTTCGACTCGCCCGAACGACAGATCCTCCTGCAGCGCAGCCTCGGCTGGCTGCTCGACGGCGATGCCACGGGAATGACGGCCTAA
- a CDS encoding ABC transporter substrate-binding protein, giving the protein MSRRPIIGLAATAAAAALVLSGCSGGAANDDGKPNGEITVLTNRTDLVDTTFKDYAKEFEKQYPGTTVKFEALTDYEGDAKIRLNSKDYGDVLLIPSSNVTKDQYANFFEPLGSTEEQSKTYRFANEASFDGTAYGVSTFGSAMGYVFNRDVWTKAGITEPPATEEEYLAALEKIKATGSIPYYTNYKDGWPLATLEGNLGAVQGPKVRTEMIATDSPWTEGNDQYNIDGLLFDTVAAGLSEPDPTTTNWEESKNLLASGEISSMVLGSWAVSQMQDAAEKAGESRDVIGFWPMPWKTDEGFTSVTASDKFLAVSKYSKNKATAKAWIDWFTNESGFAASQGAISPVISDPAPDTLSDFADLGVTYLELAPDPVGKEAVINDIANAAEIDLFGNTYRQKLIDIARGAADGDKESAFADLNERWAAARADVAE; this is encoded by the coding sequence ATGTCCCGGAGACCGATCATCGGCCTCGCCGCGACGGCTGCCGCCGCGGCACTCGTCCTCAGCGGCTGCTCCGGCGGTGCCGCCAACGACGACGGTAAGCCGAACGGTGAGATCACCGTCCTCACCAACCGCACCGACCTCGTCGACACCACCTTCAAGGACTACGCGAAGGAGTTCGAGAAGCAGTACCCCGGCACCACGGTCAAGTTCGAAGCCCTGACCGACTACGAGGGCGACGCCAAGATCCGCCTCAACTCGAAGGACTACGGCGACGTGCTCCTCATCCCGTCCTCGAACGTCACGAAGGACCAGTACGCCAACTTCTTCGAGCCGCTCGGCAGCACCGAGGAGCAGTCCAAGACCTACCGCTTCGCGAACGAGGCCTCCTTCGACGGGACGGCCTACGGCGTCTCGACCTTCGGGTCCGCCATGGGCTACGTCTTCAACCGCGACGTCTGGACGAAGGCCGGCATCACCGAGCCCCCGGCAACCGAGGAGGAGTACCTGGCCGCGCTCGAGAAGATCAAGGCCACCGGTTCGATCCCGTACTACACGAACTACAAGGACGGCTGGCCGCTCGCGACGCTCGAGGGCAACCTCGGAGCGGTGCAGGGCCCGAAGGTCCGCACCGAGATGATCGCGACCGACAGCCCGTGGACCGAGGGCAACGACCAGTACAACATCGACGGTCTCCTCTTCGACACCGTCGCCGCCGGTCTGAGCGAACCCGACCCCACGACGACCAACTGGGAGGAGTCGAAGAACCTGCTCGCCTCCGGTGAGATCAGTTCGATGGTCCTCGGCTCGTGGGCCGTCTCGCAGATGCAGGACGCCGCAGAGAAGGCCGGCGAGTCCCGCGACGTCATCGGCTTCTGGCCGATGCCGTGGAAGACCGACGAGGGCTTCACCTCCGTCACCGCCTCCGACAAGTTCCTGGCGGTCAGCAAGTACTCCAAGAACAAGGCGACCGCGAAGGCGTGGATCGACTGGTTCACGAACGAGTCCGGCTTCGCCGCCAGCCAGGGTGCGATCAGCCCGGTCATCAGCGACCCGGCACCCGACACGCTGTCCGACTTCGCCGACCTCGGTGTCACCTACCTGGAGCTCGCTCCCGACCCGGTCGGCAAAGAGGCCGTGATCAACGACATCGCGAACGCCGCCGAGATCGACCTCTTCGGCAACACCTACCGCCAGAAGCTCATCGACATCGCCCGCGGCGCCGCCGACGGCGACAAGGAGAGCGCCTTCGCCGACCTGAACGAGCGCTGGGCGGCAGCCCGCGCCGACGTCGCCGAGTAG
- a CDS encoding aldo/keto reductase, protein MTERISALVEQRPLGDTGVTVSPIIAGAAGWRRREDGSGSSPEESLELAAAMAGDGVVTTIDTANNYGFGDSERRIAQVLARLGDEAGRLRVQTKADREPGTDDFSAPQMRRSLEQSMERLGVDHLPMVYLHDPENTTWELAMADDGPVAALVAAREEGLIGALGISGGPAELLARFVGTGHFQSVITHNRFTLVDRSADALLTLAAEAGLGVLNAAPYGGGLLTSWPVRTTRYAYGTAPEAMLRAVDRIGSVCDEAGVPLAAAALQWSLRDPRITGTIVGMERLEDYTRTLDLAAVPIDDSLWAAIEAVELDVYTWQDTPRG, encoded by the coding sequence ATGACGGAGCGGATCTCGGCCCTCGTCGAGCAACGGCCCCTCGGAGACACGGGTGTGACGGTGAGCCCGATCATCGCGGGTGCCGCAGGCTGGCGTCGTCGGGAGGACGGCTCGGGCTCGTCACCGGAGGAGAGCCTCGAGCTCGCCGCCGCGATGGCGGGCGACGGCGTCGTGACCACGATCGACACGGCCAACAACTACGGCTTCGGCGACAGCGAGCGGCGCATCGCCCAGGTGCTCGCCCGGCTCGGTGACGAGGCCGGACGGCTCCGGGTGCAGACGAAGGCGGACCGCGAGCCGGGGACCGACGACTTCTCCGCACCGCAGATGCGTCGGTCGCTCGAACAGAGCATGGAACGGCTCGGCGTCGACCACCTCCCGATGGTGTACCTGCACGATCCCGAGAACACCACCTGGGAGCTCGCGATGGCCGACGACGGCCCGGTCGCCGCGCTCGTGGCGGCGCGCGAGGAAGGCCTGATCGGCGCGCTCGGGATATCCGGCGGTCCGGCCGAGCTGCTCGCGCGGTTCGTCGGCACCGGCCACTTCCAGTCCGTGATCACACACAACCGGTTCACGCTCGTCGACCGGTCGGCGGATGCGCTGCTCACGTTGGCCGCCGAGGCGGGGCTCGGTGTCCTGAACGCCGCGCCCTACGGCGGAGGCCTGCTCACCAGTTGGCCCGTACGGACCACGCGGTACGCCTACGGCACCGCCCCCGAGGCGATGCTCCGAGCCGTCGATCGGATCGGCAGCGTGTGCGACGAGGCAGGAGTGCCACTCGCCGCCGCCGCGCTGCAGTGGTCGCTCCGCGACCCGCGTATCACCGGGACGATCGTCGGCATGGAACGGCTCGAGGATTACACGCGCACGCTCGACCTCGCCGCCGTGCCCATCGACGACAGCCTGTGGGCGGCCATCGAGGCGGTCGAGCTCGACGTCTACACCTGGCAGGACACCCCGCGCGGCTGA
- a CDS encoding carbohydrate ABC transporter permease: MRATSASPPVPDHGRIRTPRHRVPAPIAPYLFLLPAIVLFLLFLVAPIGYAVVLSLFGQRVPAGSGGYGAREQTFVGLDNYVTSLTDPEFVASVGRLGLYAVIVIPCTLGIALLFALLLDLPGIRGARIWRTGILLPYAIPGVIAAMMWGFLYLPSTSPVNAVLTGVGLPAVEPLASGSVIAALANISVWGSLGFNMVIMFTALRAVPAEVYEAARIDGCSEFDIAVRIKIPLIAPSLVLTSLFALIGTLQAYAEPTALRPLTDTISSTFFPLMKVNTDAFTNDNINGAAATAVIIAGFTLAASAILLRVTRDRSDAS; encoded by the coding sequence ATGAGAGCCACGAGCGCGTCACCTCCGGTTCCGGACCATGGCCGGATCAGGACGCCTCGTCATCGGGTCCCGGCACCGATCGCCCCGTACCTGTTCCTCCTCCCGGCCATCGTGCTCTTCCTCCTGTTCCTCGTCGCGCCCATCGGCTACGCCGTCGTGCTGAGCCTGTTCGGGCAACGGGTCCCGGCCGGATCCGGGGGCTACGGGGCTCGCGAGCAGACCTTCGTCGGCCTCGACAACTACGTCACCTCACTCACGGACCCCGAGTTCGTCGCCAGTGTGGGTCGCCTCGGTCTCTACGCGGTCATCGTCATCCCGTGCACCCTCGGCATCGCTCTGCTGTTCGCGCTCCTCCTCGACCTCCCCGGCATCCGTGGCGCGCGGATCTGGCGGACCGGCATCCTGCTGCCCTACGCCATCCCCGGCGTCATCGCGGCGATGATGTGGGGCTTCCTCTACCTGCCGTCGACCAGCCCGGTGAACGCGGTGCTCACCGGCGTCGGACTACCCGCGGTCGAACCGCTCGCCTCCGGTTCGGTCATCGCCGCCCTTGCGAACATCAGCGTCTGGGGGTCGCTCGGCTTCAACATGGTCATCATGTTCACCGCGCTGCGAGCCGTCCCCGCCGAGGTCTACGAGGCCGCCCGCATCGACGGCTGTTCCGAGTTCGACATCGCGGTGCGGATCAAGATCCCGCTCATCGCGCCGTCACTCGTCCTCACCTCGCTGTTCGCCCTCATCGGGACGCTCCAGGCCTACGCCGAACCGACCGCGCTCCGCCCACTCACCGACACCATCAGCTCCACCTTCTTCCCGCTGATGAAGGTCAACACGGATGCCTTCACCAACGACAACATCAACGGCGCAGCGGCGACCGCGGTCATCATCGCCGGGTTCACCCTCGCGGCCTCGGCCATCCTGCTGCGTGTGACCCGGGATCGGAGCGACGCCTCATGA
- a CDS encoding LacI family DNA-binding transcriptional regulator has product MGLDAEQTIAQPRPIGLTLFRASEIYGAEPFYHELIAGIDRVVRPHGLSVLLRVLPTREEELLQLGRWQRDGTVSAVILVDLIDDDERVAFVERSGIPAIVIGAPTTAQGLPAVWTNDAVTMHEAVDHLVSLGHRRLAHVTGPRELTHTLSRMEAFTLASDLPEVDTVSIGGDYSRASGVQAMQALLAQDPRPTAVVFDSDVMALGGLQAVQEAGLRVPDDLSIVAWDDSSQCQLSDPPMSALSHDVQRIGEMAGEELLELLAGRVGTTREAPHAVVIERSTSGIAPAV; this is encoded by the coding sequence ATGGGTCTCGACGCCGAACAGACTATCGCGCAGCCCCGGCCGATCGGCCTCACGCTGTTCCGTGCCTCGGAGATCTACGGGGCTGAGCCGTTCTACCACGAGCTCATCGCGGGCATCGATCGCGTGGTCCGCCCGCACGGCCTGTCGGTGCTGCTGCGCGTCCTGCCGACGCGCGAGGAGGAGCTGCTGCAGCTCGGACGCTGGCAGCGGGACGGCACGGTGAGCGCCGTCATCCTCGTGGACCTCATCGACGACGACGAGCGGGTCGCCTTCGTCGAGCGCTCGGGCATCCCCGCGATCGTGATCGGCGCACCGACGACGGCGCAGGGGCTGCCGGCCGTCTGGACCAACGACGCGGTCACGATGCACGAGGCCGTCGACCACCTCGTCTCCCTCGGGCACCGGCGGCTCGCGCACGTCACCGGTCCGCGCGAACTCACCCACACGCTCTCGCGCATGGAGGCGTTCACCCTCGCCTCCGACCTGCCCGAGGTGGACACCGTCTCGATCGGCGGCGACTACTCCCGGGCGTCCGGTGTCCAGGCCATGCAGGCGCTGCTCGCACAGGACCCGCGACCGACGGCGGTCGTCTTCGACAGCGACGTCATGGCGCTCGGCGGCTTGCAGGCCGTACAGGAGGCCGGATTGCGCGTCCCCGACGACCTGTCGATCGTCGCGTGGGACGACTCGTCGCAGTGCCAGCTGTCCGACCCGCCGATGTCGGCGCTCAGTCACGACGTCCAGCGCATCGGTGAGATGGCGGGCGAGGAGCTCTTGGAGCTGCTCGCCGGTCGTGTGGGCACCACTCGCGAGGCCCCACATGCCGTGGTCATCGAGCGCTCCACCTCGGGGATCGCCCCGGCCGTCTGA
- a CDS encoding carbohydrate ABC transporter permease, which translates to MTATTDRPVSASAPEPRTPLRRTRRGPKRPQGAGALTATTIKYASLIIASLFAVVPLATIFMLAFKTDREQRTTGPLTPPSNWFNFDNFVVAFDQGGMVTGFLNTAIILLVSVAGTILIGTMSAYALDRFRFRGRKLVMGLFLLATLVPSVTTQVATFQVVSALELFNTRGAAILLFMGTDIVAIYIFLQFMQSIPVSLDEAAMLDGANRFTIYWRIILPLLKPAVATVVIIKGIAIYNEFYIPFLYMPSQDLGVISTSLFRFMGPFGAQWQIIAAGTILVIIPTLVAFLFLQRYIYNGLTSGATK; encoded by the coding sequence GTGACCGCCACCACCGACCGACCGGTCTCCGCGTCCGCTCCCGAGCCCCGCACCCCGCTGCGGCGGACGAGGCGCGGGCCGAAGCGTCCGCAGGGCGCCGGAGCCCTCACCGCGACGACGATCAAGTACGCCTCGCTCATCATCGCGAGCCTCTTCGCCGTCGTCCCCCTCGCCACGATCTTCATGCTCGCGTTCAAGACCGACCGCGAGCAGCGGACGACCGGCCCGCTCACCCCGCCGTCGAACTGGTTCAACTTCGACAACTTCGTCGTCGCGTTCGATCAGGGCGGCATGGTCACGGGCTTCCTCAACACCGCGATCATCCTGCTCGTCTCCGTCGCCGGGACGATCCTGATCGGCACCATGTCGGCGTACGCGCTCGACCGGTTCCGGTTCCGCGGCCGGAAGCTCGTCATGGGGCTGTTCCTGCTCGCGACGCTCGTCCCGTCGGTGACCACGCAGGTGGCCACGTTCCAGGTCGTTTCGGCGCTCGAACTGTTCAACACCCGCGGCGCCGCGATCCTGCTGTTCATGGGGACCGACATCGTCGCGATCTACATCTTCCTGCAGTTCATGCAGTCGATCCCGGTGTCCCTCGACGAGGCCGCGATGCTCGACGGTGCGAACCGCTTCACGATCTACTGGCGCATCATCCTCCCGCTGCTGAAACCCGCCGTCGCGACGGTCGTGATCATCAAGGGCATCGCCATCTACAACGAGTTCTACATCCCCTTCCTGTACATGCCGTCGCAGGACCTGGGGGTGATCTCCACCTCGCTGTTCCGGTTCATGGGACCGTTCGGCGCCCAGTGGCAGATCATCGCGGCCGGGACGATCCTCGTGATCATCCCGACGCTCGTCGCCTTCCTCTTCCTGCAGCGATACATCTACAACGGCCTGACCTCTGGAGCAACCAAGTGA